One Leptospira wolbachii serovar Codice str. CDC genomic region harbors:
- the glnA gene encoding type I glutamate--ammonia ligase, with the protein MQFATPKFTSGKEVVEYAKKNGVIFYDFRFTDIKGMWHHVSYYVNSVDEETFKGIPFDGSSIARWQPINASDMQLHPEISTAFLDPFTADKTLVMFCDVWDIYKKQYYEKCPRSIAKKALAFMNKSGIADTAYFGPENEFFVFDSLRVRDEINCQYYELDSNEGIWNTHSEIPGTNNTGKINFNSGHRPGTKGGYFPVAPIDSQVDLRAEFVKTLEAIGMETFVVHHEVAQAQGEIGVKFGTLIEAADNVQKLKYIVKMVAHKHGKTATFMPKPLFGDNGNGMHVHISLWKGGKNLFAGDKYQGLSDFAFNYVGGVLKYARACAAFTNASTNSYKRLIPGFEAPSILAYSAQNRSASCRIPFVSGEKAKRVEFRFPDSTANPYLAFASLLMAGMAGVSEKIDPGPAREEDLFELSLDEIREKGIRQMPHTLREAMEEMLAQREIFKQGDVFTENFLQTYQHYKFETEIWPWEGRPHPYEFLTTYSC; encoded by the coding sequence ATGCAGTTCGCAACCCCAAAATTTACTTCCGGAAAGGAAGTGGTTGAGTATGCCAAAAAAAATGGAGTCATTTTCTACGACTTCCGCTTCACGGATATCAAAGGAATGTGGCACCACGTTTCCTATTATGTGAATTCCGTTGATGAAGAAACATTTAAAGGGATTCCTTTTGATGGATCTTCCATTGCTCGTTGGCAGCCAATCAATGCTTCCGACATGCAATTACATCCAGAAATTTCTACGGCTTTTTTAGATCCGTTTACTGCTGACAAAACACTCGTTATGTTTTGCGACGTATGGGATATCTACAAAAAACAATACTACGAAAAATGCCCACGTTCCATTGCGAAAAAAGCATTAGCGTTCATGAACAAATCAGGAATTGCAGACACTGCCTATTTTGGTCCAGAAAATGAATTCTTTGTTTTTGACAGTTTGCGTGTTCGTGATGAAATCAACTGCCAATACTACGAATTAGATTCCAATGAAGGGATCTGGAACACTCACTCAGAAATTCCTGGAACGAACAATACAGGAAAAATCAACTTCAACTCTGGGCACCGACCTGGAACTAAAGGTGGATACTTCCCAGTGGCTCCGATCGACTCTCAAGTGGACCTTCGTGCTGAATTTGTAAAAACTTTGGAAGCCATCGGAATGGAAACATTCGTTGTGCATCATGAAGTAGCACAAGCACAAGGGGAAATTGGTGTTAAGTTTGGAACTTTGATTGAAGCTGCTGACAATGTTCAAAAGCTAAAATACATCGTTAAGATGGTGGCTCATAAACACGGAAAAACTGCGACTTTTATGCCAAAACCACTTTTTGGTGATAACGGTAACGGTATGCACGTTCACATCTCTCTTTGGAAAGGTGGAAAAAACCTTTTCGCTGGAGACAAATACCAAGGTCTTTCTGACTTCGCATTCAACTATGTTGGTGGAGTTTTAAAGTATGCTAGAGCTTGTGCTGCATTCACAAATGCATCCACTAACTCTTACAAACGACTCATTCCAGGATTTGAAGCTCCTTCCATTCTAGCATACTCTGCTCAGAACCGATCTGCTTCTTGCCGTATTCCGTTTGTTAGTGGCGAAAAAGCAAAACGTGTGGAGTTCCGATTCCCAGACTCAACAGCTAACCCATATTTGGCGTTTGCTTCCTTACTTATGGCAGGTATGGCTGGAGTATCAGAAAAAATCGATCCAGGTCCTGCACGTGAAGAAGATCTTTTCGAACTTTCTTTAGATGAAATCCGAGAAAAAGGAATTCGTCAAATGCCTCACACACTTCGTGAAGCTATGGAAGAAATGCTCGCTCAAAGAGAAATTTTCAAACAAGGTGATGTGTTTACAGAAAACTTTCTACAAACATACCAACACTACAAGTTTGAAACAGAAATTTGGCCATGGGAAGGTCGCCCTCACCCATACGAATTCCTCACTACTTACTCTTGTTAA
- a CDS encoding Cys-rich protein, translating to MKKTNRLFSIMALVLFTGSIQAADFPKCKEACDKFYSCTVQVNPNASEEQKNTLRRGCEFNCNRPKYYNKIAGCLSSGDSCKAFSSCIMKEMQGNK from the coding sequence ATGAAAAAAACAAACCGTTTGTTTTCAATTATGGCTCTGGTGTTATTTACTGGATCCATCCAAGCAGCTGATTTTCCTAAATGTAAAGAGGCTTGCGATAAGTTTTATAGCTGTACAGTGCAAGTGAACCCAAATGCTTCCGAAGAGCAAAAAAACACACTCCGACGCGGCTGCGAATTCAATTGCAACCGTCCAAAATACTACAATAAAATTGCAGGTTGCCTTTCAAGTGGCGATTCTTGTAAAGCTTTCTCGTCTTGCATTATGAAAGAAATGCAAGGCAACAAATAA